One Thermogemmatispora onikobensis genomic window carries:
- the cydD gene encoding thiol reductant ABC exporter subunit CydD, with product MEKQILRYCTAARWPLALSVLAGLLALLATVGQMALLSWVIARVFLGHADLQQVGSALIALLVIIGLRAALVWLREFSARRAGSRVKGEMRRRLFAHLLRLGPLFVRGERSGELVALLNEGCERLETYVARYLPQAIWSVVIPLLLLAIIWPLDHLSAILLLITGPVIPILMIAVGSYSQKHIQRQWTTLARLSAHFLDTIQGLVTLHLFGRSGAQEAHVARLSDEYRRRTLKVLRYAFLSGAVLEFMTMLAIGLIAVFLGVRLINREIPFEQAFLVLLLIPEFYRPLRELGTQYHAGMEGRVAARRMLEILATVPSVSESCAAIAPSLPAAPLTISCEHVTCRYPESERPALQQVSFTLPAGSCTALVGRSGAGKSTLVNLLLRFMEIESGVILVNGLSLDRLPADLWREYVALVPQRPYLFSGSVRDNIRLARPGASDAEVEHAAELAGAADFIRELPAGYDTEVGEQGLRLSAGQLQRLALARAFLKQAPLLILDEPSSSLDPESEALLSAALARLRRRCTVLVIAHRINTVAAADQVLVLDGGRLVESGQPALLLQQPTSAYAQLMTARLQEAGAMPEKEAEAL from the coding sequence ATGGAGAAGCAGATATTGCGCTACTGTACTGCGGCGCGCTGGCCGTTAGCGCTGAGTGTCCTGGCGGGCCTGCTGGCGCTCCTGGCCACTGTGGGGCAGATGGCCTTGCTCAGCTGGGTTATCGCGCGTGTCTTTCTTGGCCATGCTGATCTGCAGCAGGTCGGGTCAGCCCTCATTGCGCTGCTCGTGATCATCGGCTTGCGGGCTGCTCTGGTCTGGCTGCGCGAATTCAGCGCGCGCCGGGCCGGCAGTCGGGTCAAAGGCGAGATGAGGCGCCGTCTCTTTGCGCATCTGCTGCGTCTAGGCCCGCTCTTTGTGCGCGGCGAACGCAGCGGTGAGCTGGTCGCTCTCCTCAATGAGGGCTGCGAGCGCCTGGAGACCTATGTGGCTCGCTACCTGCCGCAGGCCATCTGGAGCGTAGTTATTCCGCTCCTCTTGCTGGCCATTATCTGGCCACTGGACCATCTCAGTGCCATCCTCTTGCTGATCACTGGTCCTGTCATCCCCATCCTGATGATTGCGGTGGGCAGCTATTCCCAGAAGCATATCCAGCGTCAGTGGACGACCCTGGCGCGGCTGAGCGCGCACTTTCTCGATACCATTCAGGGCCTGGTGACGCTCCATCTCTTTGGGCGTAGCGGCGCCCAGGAAGCGCACGTGGCTCGCCTGAGCGATGAATATCGCCGTCGCACTCTCAAGGTGCTGCGTTATGCCTTCCTCTCGGGGGCGGTCCTCGAATTCATGACCATGCTGGCTATTGGTCTGATTGCTGTCTTTCTGGGTGTGCGTCTCATCAACCGTGAGATACCCTTTGAACAAGCTTTTCTTGTCTTATTACTCATTCCTGAATTCTACCGCCCGCTGCGTGAGTTGGGCACGCAATATCATGCCGGCATGGAGGGGCGGGTGGCGGCCAGGCGCATGCTAGAGATTTTGGCCACTGTGCCGTCGGTCAGCGAATCGTGCGCAGCCATTGCGCCGTCGCTGCCTGCTGCTCCCTTGACGATCAGTTGTGAGCACGTGACCTGTCGCTATCCCGAGAGCGAGCGCCCAGCCTTGCAACAGGTGAGCTTTACCCTGCCTGCAGGTTCCTGTACGGCGCTGGTTGGGCGCAGTGGAGCGGGCAAGAGCACGCTGGTCAATCTGCTGCTGCGCTTCATGGAGATCGAAAGTGGGGTCATCCTGGTCAATGGCTTATCACTGGATCGCCTGCCGGCGGATCTCTGGCGGGAGTACGTAGCGCTGGTGCCGCAGCGTCCCTATCTCTTTAGTGGGAGTGTGCGCGACAACATTCGTCTGGCGCGGCCTGGGGCCAGCGACGCGGAGGTAGAGCACGCTGCCGAACTGGCGGGCGCGGCGGACTTCATCCGTGAGCTGCCGGCGGGCTATGACACCGAGGTGGGCGAGCAAGGTCTGCGGCTGAGCGCCGGTCAGCTTCAGCGTCTCGCCCTGGCGCGGGCCTTCTTAAAGCAGGCACCGCTGCTGATCCTGGACGAGCCAAGCTCTAGCCTTGATCCCGAGAGTGAGGCTCTGTTGAGTGCGGCGCTGGCTCGCCTGCGCCGCCGCTGCACGGTTCTGGTCATTGCCCATCGCATCAACACAGTTGCCGCCGCCGATCAGGTGCTTGTCCTCGACGGTGGGCGCCTGGTCGAGTCTGGCCAGCCTGCGCTCCTGCTGCAGCAGCCCACGAGCGCCTATGCGCAATTGATGACGGCCCGG